From one Papio anubis isolate 15944 chromosome 12, Panubis1.0, whole genome shotgun sequence genomic stretch:
- the UBXN1 gene encoding UBX domain-containing protein 1 isoform X2 encodes MAELTALESLIEMGFPRGRAEKALALTGNQGIEAAMDWLMEHEDDPDVDEPLETPLGHILGREPTSSEQGGLEGSGSAAGEGKPILSEEERQEQTKRMLELVAQKQREREEREEREALERERQRRRQGQELSAARQRLQEDEMRRAAEERRREKAEELAARQRVREKIERDKAERAKKYGGSVGSQPPPPAPEPGPVPSSPSQEPPTKREYDQCRIQVRLPDGTSLTQTFRAREQLAAVRLYVELHRGEEPGGGQDPVQLLSGFPRRAFSEADMERPLQELGLVPSAVLIVAKKCPS; translated from the exons ATGGCGGAGCTGACGGCTCTTGAGAGTCTCATCGAGATGGGCTTCCCCAGGGGACGCGC GGAGAAGGCTCTGGCCCTCACAGGGAACCAGGGCATCGAGGCTGCGATGGACTG GCTGATGGAGCACGAAGACGACCCCGATGTAGACGAGCCTCTAGAGACCCCCCTTGGACATATCCTGGGACGAGAGCCCACTTCCTCAGAGCAAGGCGGCCTTGAAG GATCTGGTTCTGCTGCCGGAGAAGGCAAACCCATTTTGAGTGAAGAGGAAAGACAGGAACAGACTAAGAG GATGTTGGAGCTGGTGGCCCAGAAGCAGCGGGAGCGTGAAGAGAGAGAGGAACGGGAGGCATTGGAACGCGAACGGCAGCGCAGGAGACAAGGGCAAGAGTTGTCAGCAGCACGACAGCGGCTACAGGAAGATGAGATGCGCCGGGCTGCAGAGGAGAGGCGGAGGGAAAAGGCCGAGGAGTTAGCAGCCAG ACAAAGAGTTAGAGAAAAGATCGAGAGGGACAAAGCAGAGAGAGCCAAGAAG TATGGTGGCAGTGTGGGCTCTCAGCCACCCCCACCGGCACCAGAGCCAGGTCCTGTTCCCTCTTCTCCCAGCCAGGAGCCTCCCACCAAGCGGGAGTATGACCAGTGTCGCATACAG GTCAGGCTGCCAGATGGGACCTCACTGACCCAGACGTTCCGGGCCCGGGAACAGCTGGCAGCCGTGAGGCTCTATGTGGAGCTCCACCGTGGGGAGGAACCAGGAGGAGGCCAGGACCCTGTGCAATTGCTCAGTGGCTTCCCCAGACGGGCCTTCTCAGAAGCTGACATGGAGCGGCCTCTGCAGGAGCTGG GACTCGTGCCTTCTGCTGTTCTCATTGTGGCCAAGAAATGTCCCAGCTGA
- the UBXN1 gene encoding UBX domain-containing protein 1 isoform X1: MAELTALESLIEMGFPRGRAEKALALTGNQGIEAAMDWLMEHEDDPDVDEPLETPLGHILGREPTSSEQGGLEGSGSAAGEGKPILSEEERQEQTKRMLELVAQKQREREEREEREALERERQRRRQGQELSAARQRLQEDEMRRAAEERRREKAEELAARQRVREKIERDKAERAKKYGGSVGSQPPPPAPEPGPVPSSPSQEPPTKREYDQCRIQVRLPDGTSLTQTFRAREQLAAVRLYVELHRGEEPGGGQDPVQLLSGFPRRAFSEADMERPLQELGMAARLETRTWGSREACLGKGGMQREGVL, from the exons ATGGCGGAGCTGACGGCTCTTGAGAGTCTCATCGAGATGGGCTTCCCCAGGGGACGCGC GGAGAAGGCTCTGGCCCTCACAGGGAACCAGGGCATCGAGGCTGCGATGGACTG GCTGATGGAGCACGAAGACGACCCCGATGTAGACGAGCCTCTAGAGACCCCCCTTGGACATATCCTGGGACGAGAGCCCACTTCCTCAGAGCAAGGCGGCCTTGAAG GATCTGGTTCTGCTGCCGGAGAAGGCAAACCCATTTTGAGTGAAGAGGAAAGACAGGAACAGACTAAGAG GATGTTGGAGCTGGTGGCCCAGAAGCAGCGGGAGCGTGAAGAGAGAGAGGAACGGGAGGCATTGGAACGCGAACGGCAGCGCAGGAGACAAGGGCAAGAGTTGTCAGCAGCACGACAGCGGCTACAGGAAGATGAGATGCGCCGGGCTGCAGAGGAGAGGCGGAGGGAAAAGGCCGAGGAGTTAGCAGCCAG ACAAAGAGTTAGAGAAAAGATCGAGAGGGACAAAGCAGAGAGAGCCAAGAAG TATGGTGGCAGTGTGGGCTCTCAGCCACCCCCACCGGCACCAGAGCCAGGTCCTGTTCCCTCTTCTCCCAGCCAGGAGCCTCCCACCAAGCGGGAGTATGACCAGTGTCGCATACAG GTCAGGCTGCCAGATGGGACCTCACTGACCCAGACGTTCCGGGCCCGGGAACAGCTGGCAGCCGTGAGGCTCTATGTGGAGCTCCACCGTGGGGAGGAACCAGGAGGAGGCCAGGACCCTGTGCAATTGCTCAGTGGCTTCCCCAGACGGGCCTTCTCAGAAGCTGACATGGAGCGGCCTCTGCAGGAGCTGGGTATGGCTGCAAGACTAGAAACCAGGACTTGGGGGAGTAGGGAGGCATGCTTGGGAAAAGGAGGGATGCAAAGAGAAGGGGTTTTGTGA